TCCAAAATATGCCCTATTCAGATAAAGCTCTAATATCTCCTCCTTTGAAAGGGTGCTTTCTATTTTTACGGCAAGGGCAACCTCTCTCAACTTTCTTCTAATGGTCTTCTCTGGTGTCAGGAATGTCATTTTTGCAAGCTGTTGCGTAATCGTAGAGCCACCTTCTTTAATCTGACGGTGAAGAAGGTCTTTAAGTGCAGCCCTCAGGATTGCAAGATAATCTATGCCACTGTGCTGCCAGAAATGCGCATCCTCGACAGCCACGACTGCGTTTATCAGATGCCCAGGCATCTTTTTAATCGGCACAAAGATTCCCTTTTCGAGCTTTATCTCACCGATAAGGGTGTCGTCATCTGCATATACCTTTGTGCTTGGGATGTCCTTATACTGCTTTAGCTCCTCCACGGAAGGCACACCCCTTGCGAGTGCAAGGTAGCCTCCAATGGCAGTGCCTATCAATAGTGGGATAATGAAAAAGAAAACTATGAGCTTAAGTCTTGTCTTAACCCTCATTTATAAATTATACCTCTGATTTAAAAATACTGTCAAAGCCATAATGCAATCTCTTCCCTCAACCTTTGCATAAAATTTCTGTAATGCGTGCCTTCCCAGTAAACCCTCTGGCAGGAGGTGCATCTTAAAAAAGAGTCATGGTTTCTGTAGATGTATTCGGGAACAGAGTCCGAAACAGCCTCTTTTTTTTCGCTCATAAGGGTCCCGTTACAGTTAGCACATCGTCTTTTATCAGGCATCTTTAGCCTTAGTCCCTTTATCACTTCAGTAAGCTGATGAAAGACATCGTCTGAGCTTACGAAAAAGCAATCTCCGACCTTTCTATTCAGGAAATGTGTATCTCTCGTGAGTATGATTCTTTGCTCCTCCATTGCAATCTTAAGGAGCACACTGTCTGTAATATCGGGATGGTAGATTGTATCGAAGCCCATGAGCCTGAGCCATCTTGCGAGCCTGCCAAGCATCGAATCGGCAATGAATCTCTGCATATTAAAAAAACATGGCAGTCCGCGTGAGGCTCCACGGACTGCCGGATTTTATTTTTACTCCTCTATGGATTCCCCTTCAGAGGGTTGTTTCTTTTCGAACAAGCCTGCAAAGAGCTCAGGCAGTTCCCTTTTTACGAATGTGTTTCTGTATCTCTGCATCCCTGTTCCAGCAGGGACAACCCTGCCCATTATCACATTCTCCTTAAGGCCCTTGAGCTCATCGACTGCACCGCTTATTGCGGCCTCTGTAAGGACCCTCGTTGTCTCCTGAAACGATGCGGCTGATATAACGGACTCTGTTGTAAGGGATGCCTTTGTAATACCCAGAAGCAGGGGCTTGCCATGTGCAGGTTTTCCGCCTTTCTTTTTCACCTCTTCGTTGTGCTTGTAAAAGACTGCCCTGTCCACATGCTCTCCAATAAGGAAATCCGTATCTCCGGAGTCCTCGATTCTGACCCGTTTCATCATCTGTCTAACGATTATCTCTATGTGTTTGTCGTTTATGGAGACACCCTGAAGTCTGTAGACCTTCTGAACCTCATCCACGAGGTATCTCTGAAGCTCTTTTGGTCCAAGGATGTCCAGAACGCTGTGGGGGTTGACCGAGCCATCCATGAGTGGCTCTCCTGCCTTTACCCAGTCTCCCTCATGAACGCTGACATGCTTGCCCTTTGGAATGAGATACTCTTTCTGGTCCGTTCCTCCTTTGACAACTACAACCCTCATGCCCTTATGAGCACCCTTGAACTCCACCATGCCATCTATTTCTGCAACTATTGCCTGCTCCTTGGGTCTTCTTGCCTCAAAGAGCTCGGCAACTCTCGGAAGACCTCCTGTTATGTCCTTTGTCTTTGTTGTCTCACGCGGTATCTTTGCGATGGCATCTCCTGGATGTACGATGTCGCCTTTTTCAACTAGCACATGTGCCCCTGAAGGAAGAAGATACCTTGCAAGATTGGCTGTTCCCGGTATCTTGAGTGTTGCCTTTCCATGTTCGTCCTTAATAGAGACCCTCGGCCTCATATTGGCAGGATAATCTATAATCACCCTGTGGGAAAGTCCAGTGATTTCGTCAACCTCTTCTTTAATGCTTACCCCGGACACTATGTCTCCGTGGGCAATCTTTCCGCCAACCTCTGTTAATATAGGAGTGGAATAAGGATCCCATTCCACAAGCTTCTGGCCTCCTACCACCTTACTGCCATTTTCAACCCTGAGCTTCGCTCCATAGACAACAGAGTATTTCTCCTTTTCCCTTCCCTTTGAATCGACAACCGCAATCATTCCGTTTCTGTTCATTACGACATGAACGCCCTCGCGGTTTTTAACGGTGTTTATGTTTTGGAACTTAACGGTGCCCGGGTTTTTTGCCTCGAGCACGGTCTGCTCGACAACCTTCGATGCGGCACCTCCAATATGGAAGGTCCTCATTGTAAGCTGTGTTCCGGGCTCTCCGATGGACTGTGCGGCTATTATCCCAACTGCCTCGCCCAACTCCACAAGCTCTCCTCTCGCAAGGTCCCTTCCATAGCACTTTGCACATATGCCGTATTCTGACTGGCATGTGAGGACAGATCTTATCTTGACCCTGTCGATTCCTGCCTCGACTATCTTATGGGTTAACTCGTCATCTATCTCATCGGTTCTCTTTACAATCAGTTCCTTAGTAAGGGGGTCTTTTATGTCTTCCACCGAGAACCTGCCCAACAGTCTTTCTTCAAGCGGCTGTATTATCTCACCGCCCTCCACAAGGGAAGTGACTGTTATGCCTGCATTTGTCTTACAGTCATCCTCTGTGACAATGACATCCTGAGAGACATCCACGAGCCTTCTTGTAAGATAGCCTGAGTTTGCAGTCTTAAGGGCAGTGTCTGCAAGACCTTTTCTTGCTCCGTGTGTCGAGATAAAGTACTGAAGTGGAGAAAGCCCCTCTCTGAAGTTTGCAGTGATTGGTGTCTCTATTATTTCGCCAGTTGGCTTTGCCATCAGACCCCTCATGCCTGCAAGCTGTCTTATCTGGGCAGTGGAGCCCCTTGCGCCTGAGTCAGCCATCATGAAGATGCTATTGAAAGAGCGCTTTTCCTTCAATTCCTCCTCGGTAAACTTTTTTCCGTCCTCAGCCCCAAGCTCTTTCAGCATCTCATCTGCTACCTTTTCGGTTACATTTGCCCATATGTCAATGACCTTATTGTACCTTTCGCCCTGCGTTATAAGGCCATCTGCATACTGCTTCTGTATCTCTAAGACCTCCTGCTCTGCATCATGAATCAATTGGGCTTTTTTTGCAGGGATATGCATATCTGACATGCATATGGATAGTCCTGATTTCGTTGCATACTCAAAGCCTAATTTCTCGAGGCTGTCTAAGAATACGACTGTTTGTCTTTTTCCGGCATACTTAAAAGAGTAATCTATTACCTTTGCCAGCTCTTTCTTGTTCAGGTCTTTGTTTATAAGCGAATACGGGATACCTGTGGGAATGATTTCGCTGAAGAGAACCCTTCCACAGGTTGTATCTACAAGCTTTTTGCCGCCATCTCCACTGTCCATCCTCACCTTTATACCTGCATGCTCGCTCAAGGCGTCTGCATCGTATGCAATTCTGACATCAGAGGGACTGGCAAATATCTTGCCTTCTCCTTTGGCATTGTTTTTCTTCTTTGTTAGATAATATATTCCTAAGACCATGTCCTGAGTCGGCGTTACAATAGGTCTTCCGTTTGCAGGCGAAAGGAGGTTATTAACCGACATCATAAGGACCCTTGCCTCTACCTGTGCTTCTACCGAAAGCGGAATATGAACTGCCATCTGGTCTCCGTCAAAGTCCGCATTGAATGCAGTGCACACGAGAGGGTGGAGTTTTATTGCCTTGCCTTCCACAAGCACAGGGTCAAATGCCTGAATACCTAACCTGTGAAGGGTTGGTGCACGGTTAAGAAGCACTGCATGCTCTGCTATAACCTCATCGAGGGCATCCCATACCTCGGGCATTTCCTTCTCAACGAGTTTCTTTGCCATCTTTATTGTTGTGGCAAGACCCTTTTCTTCGAGCTTATTGAATATAAATGGCTTGAACAGCTCCAATGCCATCCTCTTTGGAAGCCCGCACTGATGGAGCTTTAGCTCAGGTCCTACGACTACAACTGTCCTGCCGGAGTAATCCACTCTTTTTCCGAGGAGGTTCTGCCTGAACCTACCCTGCTTTCCCTTTATCATGTCAGAGAGAGACTTTAAAGGCCTTTTAGTGGTTGCCTTTAGAACCTTACTTCTTCTTCCATTGTCAAAAAGGGCATCCACCGATTCCTGAAGCATTCTCTTTTCGTTCTTGATAATGACAGATGGCGCCTTAAGCTCCATCAGTCTCTTAAGCCTGTTATTTCTGTTAATGACTCTTCTGTAAAGGTCATTGAGGTCCGATGTTGCAAACCTTCCTCCTTCGAGAGGTAAAAGCGGTCTCAGGTCAGGAGGCAAAACAGGTATGACATCTAAAATCATCCATTCGGGCTTATTTCCAGAATTCCTGAATGCCTCAACCACCTTAAGTCTTTTGGTGAGCTTCTTTTTGACTCCAATGGACTGGGATTCTTTTATAGAAGCCTTTAGATGTTTAGACAGGACATCGAGGTTCACTGATCTTAAAAGCTCCCTTACTGCCTCAGCTCCCATTCCTGCCTTAAACCTACTGCCATACTCTGAAACAGCCTTTCTAAATTCCTCCTCTGTCAGAAGCTCCTTTGTCTTAATAGGTGTATCCCCTCCGTCTATGACCACATAGTCCTCGAAATAAAGGACCCTTTCGAGGTGCCTCATCGACATATCGAGCAGTGTTCCTATTCTCGATGGAACTCCCTTCAGAAACCAGATATGTGCCACAGGGGTTGCAAGCTCTATATGTCCTAATCTTTCCCTTCTGACCCTCGACTGAATAACCTCAACCCCGCATTTATCGCAGACAACCCCTCTGTGCTTCATGCGTTTGTATTTTCCGCATATGCACTCCCAGTCTTTTACCGGACCGAATATCTTTGCACAGAAAAGTCCATCCCTTTCTGGCTTGAATGTCCTGTAATTAATAGTCTCGGGCTTTTTAATCTCTCCGTATGACCATTCCCTTATCTTTTCAGGAGATGCCAGTTTTATCCTGATGGCATCAAAGTCAGTTGGGGTCTTTGTCCCCTGAAAAACAGTATATTCTTCTTTCAAACCTGCCCCCCTTTTTGCTTTTTTTCCAAAATTTCGACATCTAATGCAAGACTCTGGAGTTCTTTTATTAAGACATGGAAGGACTCTGGAACTCCGGGCTCTACTGTTGGCTCTCCTTTTACGATTGCCTCATAGATGTGTGCCCTTCCTGCGACATCATCGCTTTTTACGGTGAGGAACTCCTGAAGTGTGTGTGCGGCTCCATATGCCTCTAATGCCCAGACCTCCATCTCTCCGAGCCTCTGTCCTCCAAACTGAGCCTTTCCTCCCAATGGCTGTTGAGTTACCAGAGAGTAAGGTCCAATGCTTCGGGCATGAATCTTGTCGTCTACGAGGTGATGAAGCTTCATCATGTACATATAGCCCACTGTAACAGGCTTCTGAAAGGATTGTCCTGTTTTTCCGTCATAAAGGGTAATCTGTCCTGTCTGAGGCAATCCTGCACGCTTAAGGTAATCCTTTATCTCGGATTCCTTTGCCCCTTCAAACACAGGTGTTGCAATGTGAGTGCCCAATGCCTTTGCGGCCCATCCTAAGTGTGCTTCGAGTATTTGACCAACATTCATTCTCGATGGCACTCCAAGGGGGTTAAGCACAATGTCAACCGTAGTTCCATCTGGCAGATAAGGCATGTCTTCTTCTGGCAGGACAACCGAGACGACTCCCTTGTTTCCATGTCTTCCAGCCATTTTATCGCCTACCTGAAGCTTCCTCTTCATTGCCACATAGACCTTTACAATCTTGATGACCCCAGGAGGAAGCTCGTCTCCTCTTTTAAGGTTGCTGATTTTATCGTCATATCTTCTCTCGAGGTATCGTATATACTGGTTTGCCTCGCTGTTTATCGAGAGGAGCTTTTCCCTTAAATCCTCATCCTCTACCTTTATCTTGAGGAGGTTTCCATCTTTAATCTTTTCTATGTGCTTTTCCGTGAGAACAGCTCCTTTTTTGCATATAAGCTCTTTGGTTTTAGACTCCCTTATCTCCTCCGAGACCTTTGCTCCGAGGAGGGCATCCCTTAGTTTTTTGAATTTATCCTCTGTTATAATCCTAACCTCTTCTTCGAGGTCGCGCTGAAGCCTGAGTATGTCTTCACCCTCTATACTCTTAGCCCTTTCGTCTTTCTGGATGCCTTTTCTGGAAAACACACGGGTATCGATAATAATCCCTTCTATTCCAGGCGGAACATATAGACAGCTTTCCTTTGCCTCTTCGGCCTTCTCGCCGAATATCGCTCTCAGGAGTTTCTCCTCTGGAGTAAGCTGGGTCTCTCCTTTTGGCGTGACCTTGCCAACCAGAATATCTCCCGGCTTGACCTCTGTGCCAATCCTTATGATACCGCTTTCATCGAGGTTCATAAGTGCCTCTTCTCCAACATTGGGGACATCTCTGGTTATCTCCTCAGGACCAAGTTTTGTCTCCCTTGCCTCGATATCGAACTCCTCGATATGAACAGAGGTGAATACATCCTCCTTGACGAGTCTTTCGCTTATAAGGATTGCATCCTCGAAGTTATATCCGCCCCATGGCATGAATGCCACAAGGACATTTTTTCCTAAGGCAAGCTCTCCCATGTCCGTTGAGGAGCCGTCTGCGAGGGTATCTCCTTTTTTGACCTTATCTCCAACATTGACGATTGGCTTCTGATTTATATTTGTAGCCTGATTAGACCTCTGGTATTTCATGAGGCTATATATATCGACTCCTCCATCCTTTGCAGAGACAACTATCCTTGTGGAATCTACCGACTCTACAACCCCTGGCCTCTTTGCAGAAATAGTTGCCCCTGAATCTTTCGCAACCACATATTCCATACCTGTGCCAACATAAGGCGCCTCGGCAGTAAGCAAAGGCACTGCCTGCCTCTGCATATTTGAGCCCATGAGTGCTCTGTTTGCATCATCGTTTTCAAGGAATGGTATGAGGGCGGCCGAAACTCCGACAATCTGTTTTGGCGATACATCCATATATTGAATTTCCTTTGGGGTTACTATCTTAAAATCCCCTCCTATTCTTGCAGAGACCGTCTCGCCCACAAGATGCCCCTTTTTGTCCACAGGCGAGGTCGCCTCTGCAATAATGAATTTTTCGCCCTCTATTGCAGAAAGGTAATGCACCTCCTCTGTAACCCTGCCTTCAGAGACCTTTCTATATGGCACCTCTATGAACCCATACTCGTTGACCTTTCCATATGTAGCCAGAGATGTAATGAGTCCGATATTTGGACCTTCGGGTGTCTCCACAGGGCAGATTCTTCCGTAGTGGGTCGGATGCACATCTCTTACTTCAAAGCCTGCCCTTTCCCTTGTAAGGCCACCAGGGCCAAGGGCGCTTAACCGCCTTTTGTGCGTAATCTCGGAAAGCGGGTTTGTCTGGTCCATGAACTGGCTTAATTGGCTTGAGCCAAAGAACTCCTTGACTGCTGCCATTACAGGCTTTGTGTTTATCAGGTCATGTGGCATTGCCTCTTCAAGCTCGGTAAGGGTCATCTTTTCTCTTACAGCCCGCTCCATCCTTACAAGCCCGATTCTGAACTGGTTCTCGAGGATCTCCCCTACTGCCCTTACACGCCTGTTTCCAAGATGGTCTATATCGTCCACCTCTCCTTTGCCTATTCTCAGGGAAAGCAGATACCTGACTATCTCGATGATGTCTTTGTCAGTGAGGACTTTTACATCAAGTGGTGTGTCAATGCCAAGCCTCTTGTTGATCTTTAGCCTTCCTACAGGAGAAAGGTCGTATCTTTTAGGGTCAAAAAACAGCCCGTTAAAGAGTTCCTTTGCGGCTTTTATATTTGGTGGCTCTCCTGGCCTTAGTTTCTTATAAATCTCCATAAGGGCATCATTCTGAGCAGTTACCTTATCCGTAAGAAGGGTATCCCTGAGTGCAGGCAGGTAACTTACCTCATCTATGAAAATCAGCTCTAATTTATCTGCCTTTATGGTTTTTATTTGCTGAAATGCCTGCTCTGTTATTGCCTCGTTACTGCCAACTATTATCTCTCCGGTCACAGGGTCTATTATGTCTTTAAGGGTAATCCTGCCGATTATCTCCTTTTCGGTTATCGGGATGCTCGTGATGCCAGCAGTCTCCATCCTCTTAATAGAGGCCCTTGTAATCTTACTGCCTTCTTTTGAGATAAGCTCTTTTGTACGAGGCTCTACTATATTTTCTCCAGCCCTTATGCCTGCAAGGACATCTCCTACTGGTCTTCTCCAGAGTTTGCCGTCAAACCTTATCTTTTCAATCGGGTAAAAGAGCTGAAGGATATCCACATTGCTATAGCCTAATGCCTTCAGCACTATCGTGACAGGCAATTTCTTTTTTCTATCGATTCTTACATAGAGAATGTCTTTTGTATCGAACTCGAAATCCAGCCATGAGCCTCTTGCTGGTATCACCCTCGCAGAGTAAAGGAGTCTTCCACTTGTATGGGTTTTTCCTTTGCTGTGTCCAAAGAACACCCCAGAGGACCTGTGAAGCTGGCTAACGACAACCCTTTCGGTTCCATTTATTATGAATGAGCCTGTCTCTGTCATCAGGGGCATCTCTCCTATATAGACATCCTGCTCCTTTGACTCCTTAAGCCTCTTTTTATCTCCAGTGGTTTCCCAGAGGTTGAGCTTAACCTTTATCTTAAGAGGTGCCGCATAGGTTACGCCCTTCATGAGGGATTCCCTTTCGCTGAACTTTGGCTCTCCGACACTGTACTCTATGAACTCTATAGAGGCAGTCTCGTTATAGTCGCTTATAGGGAATACGCTTTTCAGCGCAGACTGAAGCCCGATGTCCTGCTTTTTTTGAGGCAGAACATCTTTTTGAAGGAATTTTTCAAATGACCTTGTCTGTATCTCTATAAGGTTTGAAACCTCAAGGGTTGGCGGAATCTTTCCGAAATTCAATCTTTCCCTTAAATTCCTTGCCATATATCTCCTTCTTTATTTTATTTCTACGACAGCTCCCTGTGCCTCAAGCTTTGCCTTTATTGCTTCTGCCTCTTCTTTTGAGACACCTGCCTTTACAGGCTTTGGTGAGCTGTCAACGAGCTCTTTAGCCTCTTTAAGTCCCAGAGAGGTTAGCTCTCTGACGACCTTTATAACCTGAATCTTTTTATCTCCAGCTGAAGATAATATGACATCGAAGCTTGTCTTTTCTTCCACCACCGGTGCGGCGGCCTGTGCAGACTGAGGCATCCCTGCCATCGAAATAGGAGCCGCGGCAGTAACGCCGTATCTGTCCTCAAACTCCTTTATGAACTTTGACATCTCAAGCACAGTCATATTGTCGATAAACTCAAAAACCTGTTCCTTTGTAATTGCCATTTTTTATATCCTCCTTAAATTCTTTATGTTGTCTTTTGTGTAGCCAATGCATTCATTGCATGAGCAAACGAACTTAGAGTGGCTGAAAGCCCTCCTGCCAATTTTCCGAGAGGTGCCTGCATAACGCCTGCAAGCATGCTCAGTAAAACCTGTTTTGAAGGCAGTTCTGCTATCTCCTTAAGGTCAATGTCTGTGTAGAGTCTGCCTTCTATAACACCTGCCGATAGTCTGAGTTTTTCGTTCTTTTTTGAAAACGAGATGACCTTTTTAACAAGCTCCACAGGGTCGTCATATCCTACTGCAATGCCAACCTGACCCTTGAGGTGCTTTTGGGCAACAGAAACAGGTGTATCCACGGATGCCTTTAGTGCAATGGTGTTTTTTATTACCTTATACAGAAGGTTACTCCCCAGATGTTTTCTCAGTTGAGCCATCTCAGCCACCGTAATGCCTGTGTAGTCTGTGAATACAACTGCCTTTGCCTTCAGAAACTTCTCCTTTAATTGAGAGGCAAGCTCTATTTTGTCCTGTCTGTTCAGCTATTTCTCCTTTCCGACGACAAACCCATACATCTGTCTCGGCAGGCATTCCCAATGCACTGGGAAGATTAAGTCCCGCTCCTTGCGGGACGCCTGCTGTCTCTGACTATGATAATAACGGACAATGCCCGTTCATTTACCTAAGAGTTTTCCTGTGTCAACCAGAATGCCGGCTCCCATCGTAGATGAAAGGGAGACCTTTTTAAGATAGGTTCCCTTACTCGTCGTCGGCTTTGCCTTTAGTATCGAATCCAAAACTGCCTTTATATTCTCCATGAGCGCATCTTTTCCAAATGAAACCTTTCCAACAGGCACATGAACGATGCCTGCTTTTTCGACCTTATACTGGACCTTTCCTGTCTTGAGGTCTTTTACGGTTTTTGCTATGTCAAAGGTTACGGTTCCTAACTTTGGGTTAGGCATAAGACCTCTTGGACCAAGGAGCTTTCCAATCTTTCCAACCGCACCCATCATGTCAGGGGTAGCCACCGTCATATCAAAGTCAAGCCATCCCTGTTTTATCTTCTCTATAAGGTCGTCTCCACCTGTATAATCAGCACCTGCCTCTTGTGCCTCTTTCTCCTTCTGACCCTTTGCAAAGACGAGCACCTTGATTTTTTTTCCTGTTCCGTGTGGCAACTGAACAGTGCCTCTAACCATCTGCTCTGACTTTTTTGGGTCAACCCCAAGGTTTACTGCCATATCGACTGTCTCGTCAAATTTTGTATAAGCAGTCTCCTTAACAAGGCTCACTGCCTCTTCGATTGTGTATCCCTTTGTCTTGTCAACCTTTTCTTTAGCGATTATGAGTTTTTTCCCCATCCTTACCTCCGTTGTCAATCTACGATATCTACACCCATGCTTCTTGCTGTGCCTTTGACTATCTCCATTGCCGATTCAATGCTGTCTGTATTGAGGTCAGGCAATTTAGTCTGCGCAATTACCCTTACCTGCTCGGCAGTCAGCTTGCCTACTTTTTCTTTATTTGGGATGCCTGAGCCCTTGACTATGCCAACTGCCTTTTTAATCAGCTCCGATGCAGGCGGGGTCTTTGTTATAAATGTGAATGACCTGTCAGAGTAGACAGTCAGAACAACAGGCACTATGGTGTCTCCCATAGACTGTGTCTGGCTGTTAAATGCCTTACAGAACTCCATGATATTTACGCCATGAGGCCCAAGTGCAGGGCCAACAGGTGGTGCTGGGTTTGCCTTTCCCGATGGTATCTGAAGCTTTACTTGTGCAATCATCTCTTTCTTTGCCATCTCTAAGCCTCCTATGCCTTTTCAACCTGAAAAAAACTAAGTTCAACAGGCGTTGGCCTGCCAAATATGCTGACCATGACCTTTAGCCTTCCGTGGTCTGCATCGACCTCTTCCACATATCCTGCGAAATTGGTGAATGGTCCATCTGTTATCCTTACCTCATCTCCGCTCATGAATCGAGTCTTTACCTGTAGCGCAGGACCTCTTTCGATCTGCTGTAGGATTAGACTGACTTCCTCCTCTGAAATAGGCACTGGTTTTGTGCCGCCAACAAAACCCGACACCTTTGGAATACTCCTGATAAGATGCCAAGTCTCGTCGTCAAGCTCCATCTCAACCAGTATGTAGCCAGGATAAAACTTCTTTTCAAGCTCCCTCTTCTTGCCCTTCTTCATGTCTATTACCTTTTCAGTAGGCACAAGAACCCTCGCAACCCTTTCCTTCATCCCTTGCTTTTCAACCTTACTCTCTATAGATTCTCTAACCTTCTCTTCAAAGCCCGAGTAAGTATGAACCACATACCAGTTTTTTGCCATTTCTACCTCAAGACCATCCTCACAAGTTTTGAAAGCCCTATGTCAACGAGCCCGAGAAATACAGCCATTATCAACACCGTTACGATCACTACCCATGTAGAGCCAATAAGCTCGTCTTTGGATGGATAGACGACCTTTTTGACCTCTATTTTTACTTCCTTAAAAAATTCCTTTATCCTCTTAAACATGCTCCCTCTTTAACAGGCCAGGAGGGATTTGAACCCCCAACCCTCGGATTTGGAGTCCGGTGCTCTGCCGTTAGAGCTACTGGCCTTTTTCCTTTAATCATAGTCTTATGCCTTTGTCTCCTTATGCCGGGTATGCTTTCTACAGTGCCTGCAATATTTGCTCAACTCAAGCTTATCGGTAGTGTTCTTTTTGTTTTTCATCGTAGAGTAGTTTTTGTTTTTACACTCTGTGCATTGAAAAAGTATAATACTCCTCATTCTATAACCTCTGTAACGACTCCTGCGCCAACAGTTCTTCCGCCTTCCCTTATTGCAAACCTGAGCTCTTTCTCCATTGCTATGACAGAGATAAGCTCTATCACAACATTTATGTTATCCCCAGGCATAACCATCTCTACCCCATCCGGAAGCTTTACTATCCCTGTGACATCCCGGAAGCTTTACTATCCCTGTGACATCCGTTGTCCTAAAATAAAACTGAGGCCTATAGCCATTGAAAAATGGAGTATGTCTTCCGCCTTCCTCCTTTGTAAGAACATAGACCTCTGCCTTGAACTTAGTATGCGGGGTTATACTGCCTGGCTTTGCAAGAACCTGTCCCCTTTCTACCTCTTCCTTCCCTATGCCCCTTAGAAGCACCCCTATGTTGTCTCCTGCCCTTCCCTCATCGAGAAGCTTTCTGAACATCTCAACACCTGTAGCAACTGTCCTTTTCGTCTCCCCTAAGCCTACTATCTCAACCTCTTCACCTACCTTTACCAAACCCCTCTCAACCCTTCCTGTTACAACTGTCCCCCTCCCTGATATGCTGAATACATCCTCTATTGGC
This portion of the Nitrospirota bacterium genome encodes:
- a CDS encoding Mut7-C RNAse domain-containing protein, giving the protein MQRFIADSMLGRLARWLRLMGFDTIYHPDITDSVLLKIAMEEQRIILTRDTHFLNRKVGDCFFVSSDDVFHQLTEVIKGLRLKMPDKRRCANCNGTLMSEKKEAVSDSVPEYIYRNHDSFLRCTSCQRVYWEGTHYRNFMQRLREEIALWL
- the rpoC gene encoding DNA-directed RNA polymerase subunit beta' → MKEEYTVFQGTKTPTDFDAIRIKLASPEKIREWSYGEIKKPETINYRTFKPERDGLFCAKIFGPVKDWECICGKYKRMKHRGVVCDKCGVEVIQSRVRRERLGHIELATPVAHIWFLKGVPSRIGTLLDMSMRHLERVLYFEDYVVIDGGDTPIKTKELLTEEEFRKAVSEYGSRFKAGMGAEAVRELLRSVNLDVLSKHLKASIKESQSIGVKKKLTKRLKVVEAFRNSGNKPEWMILDVIPVLPPDLRPLLPLEGGRFATSDLNDLYRRVINRNNRLKRLMELKAPSVIIKNEKRMLQESVDALFDNGRRSKVLKATTKRPLKSLSDMIKGKQGRFRQNLLGKRVDYSGRTVVVVGPELKLHQCGLPKRMALELFKPFIFNKLEEKGLATTIKMAKKLVEKEMPEVWDALDEVIAEHAVLLNRAPTLHRLGIQAFDPVLVEGKAIKLHPLVCTAFNADFDGDQMAVHIPLSVEAQVEARVLMMSVNNLLSPANGRPIVTPTQDMVLGIYYLTKKKNNAKGEGKIFASPSDVRIAYDADALSEHAGIKVRMDSGDGGKKLVDTTCGRVLFSEIIPTGIPYSLINKDLNKKELAKVIDYSFKYAGKRQTVVFLDSLEKLGFEYATKSGLSICMSDMHIPAKKAQLIHDAEQEVLEIQKQYADGLITQGERYNKVIDIWANVTEKVADEMLKELGAEDGKKFTEEELKEKRSFNSIFMMADSGARGSTAQIRQLAGMRGLMAKPTGEIIETPITANFREGLSPLQYFISTHGARKGLADTALKTANSGYLTRRLVDVSQDVIVTEDDCKTNAGITVTSLVEGGEIIQPLEERLLGRFSVEDIKDPLTKELIVKRTDEIDDELTHKIVEAGIDRVKIRSVLTCQSEYGICAKCYGRDLARGELVELGEAVGIIAAQSIGEPGTQLTMRTFHIGGAASKVVEQTVLEAKNPGTVKFQNINTVKNREGVHVVMNRNGMIAVVDSKGREKEKYSVVYGAKLRVENGSKVVGGQKLVEWDPYSTPILTEVGGKIAHGDIVSGVSIKEEVDEITGLSHRVIIDYPANMRPRVSIKDEHGKATLKIPGTANLARYLLPSGAHVLVEKGDIVHPGDAIAKIPRETTKTKDITGGLPRVAELFEARRPKEQAIVAEIDGMVEFKGAHKGMRVVVVKGGTDQKEYLIPKGKHVSVHEGDWVKAGEPLMDGSVNPHSVLDILGPKELQRYLVDEVQKVYRLQGVSINDKHIEIIVRQMMKRVRIEDSGDTDFLIGEHVDRAVFYKHNEEVKKKGGKPAHGKPLLLGITKASLTTESVISAASFQETTRVLTEAAISGAVDELKGLKENVIMGRVVPAGTGMQRYRNTFVKRELPELFAGLFEKKQPSEGESIEE
- the rpoB gene encoding DNA-directed RNA polymerase subunit beta, with translation MARNLRERLNFGKIPPTLEVSNLIEIQTRSFEKFLQKDVLPQKKQDIGLQSALKSVFPISDYNETASIEFIEYSVGEPKFSERESLMKGVTYAAPLKIKVKLNLWETTGDKKRLKESKEQDVYIGEMPLMTETGSFIINGTERVVVSQLHRSSGVFFGHSKGKTHTSGRLLYSARVIPARGSWLDFEFDTKDILYVRIDRKKKLPVTIVLKALGYSNVDILQLFYPIEKIRFDGKLWRRPVGDVLAGIRAGENIVEPRTKELISKEGSKITRASIKRMETAGITSIPITEKEIIGRITLKDIIDPVTGEIIVGSNEAITEQAFQQIKTIKADKLELIFIDEVSYLPALRDTLLTDKVTAQNDALMEIYKKLRPGEPPNIKAAKELFNGLFFDPKRYDLSPVGRLKINKRLGIDTPLDVKVLTDKDIIEIVRYLLSLRIGKGEVDDIDHLGNRRVRAVGEILENQFRIGLVRMERAVREKMTLTELEEAMPHDLINTKPVMAAVKEFFGSSQLSQFMDQTNPLSEITHKRRLSALGPGGLTRERAGFEVRDVHPTHYGRICPVETPEGPNIGLITSLATYGKVNEYGFIEVPYRKVSEGRVTEEVHYLSAIEGEKFIIAEATSPVDKKGHLVGETVSARIGGDFKIVTPKEIQYMDVSPKQIVGVSAALIPFLENDDANRALMGSNMQRQAVPLLTAEAPYVGTGMEYVVAKDSGATISAKRPGVVESVDSTRIVVSAKDGGVDIYSLMKYQRSNQATNINQKPIVNVGDKVKKGDTLADGSSTDMGELALGKNVLVAFMPWGGYNFEDAILISERLVKEDVFTSVHIEEFDIEARETKLGPEEITRDVPNVGEEALMNLDESGIIRIGTEVKPGDILVGKVTPKGETQLTPEEKLLRAIFGEKAEEAKESCLYVPPGIEGIIIDTRVFSRKGIQKDERAKSIEGEDILRLQRDLEEEVRIITEDKFKKLRDALLGAKVSEEIRESKTKELICKKGAVLTEKHIEKIKDGNLLKIKVEDEDLREKLLSINSEANQYIRYLERRYDDKISNLKRGDELPPGVIKIVKVYVAMKRKLQVGDKMAGRHGNKGVVSVVLPEEDMPYLPDGTTVDIVLNPLGVPSRMNVGQILEAHLGWAAKALGTHIATPVFEGAKESEIKDYLKRAGLPQTGQITLYDGKTGQSFQKPVTVGYMYMMKLHHLVDDKIHARSIGPYSLVTQQPLGGKAQFGGQRLGEMEVWALEAYGAAHTLQEFLTVKSDDVAGRAHIYEAIVKGEPTVEPGVPESFHVLIKELQSLALDVEILEKKQKGGQV
- the rplL gene encoding 50S ribosomal protein L7/L12: MTKEQVFEFIDNMTVLEMSKFIKEFEDRYGVTAAAPISMAGMPQSAQAAAPVVEEKTSFDVILSSAGDKKIQVIKVVRELTSLGLKEAKELVDSSPKPVKAGVSKEEAEAIKAKLEAQGAVVEIK